In Flavobacterium piscisymbiosum, the sequence AACCATTAATCCGTTGTTTACGGCTCAGGAGATTATCGATTTCCAACATTTAATTCGTAGAATTCCTGTAGCTGATAATGTGATTGAATATGCTGTAACGTTGGTAAGCAAAACGCGTCCGGATAATGCTTTGTCAAATGATTTTGTAAAGAATTACCTGGATTGGGGAGCAGGACCAAGAGCGTCTCAAAACTTAATTTTAGCTGCAAAAGCCCACGCGGCATTTAATGGGAAATTCTCACCGGATATTGAAGATGTAAAAGCAGTTGCAACAGGAATTTTGCGACACAGAATTATTAAAAACTACAAAGCAGATGCGGAAGGAATAACCGAAGAAGTTATTATCCAGAAGTTGATGTAAATATATAAAAGTCTGATATTAAGTAAATATCAGACTTTTTTTGTCTATTTTGGAATCCTGGTTTCATTGATTAATCTAACAGATTTATTTTGAAAAAGTTTTATTAAAAGTACTTCTGCAAGTGAAGTATATTTTTTATTGTCGCACTCGTACCACCAATAAGAGTGATATTGAATGTTATTTTTCTCCATTTGAACAAAACATATTTCTTCGTTGTTTTTTTTGATCACTTTCGATTCGATAATTTTATACCCAGTTCCTGTCCAGCAAATCAAAGGATTGTGCGACGGAGTTTTAATATAGATAAGTTTTTCAGGAGTTACAATTTTAAAAACTTCAGTACTTATCCAGATTCCTTTTTTAAGATTATAAGTTGCATTTAAATTTTCGAGCAAATTATGTTTCAATTCTTTTTTGATTTCTAAGCTGGTTACGAGTACAATTGAAAATGCTATTGTAATAAGAAAGAAGGTAAATTTATTAGAATTTGAATGGAGTGTTTCTTCCTGATTAGGTTTAAAAAAACGAATGAAGAATAACATTGGTATAATTTGATAAAATACAAAACAAAGTAAACCAATCGTGTAATGTAAAGTATTCTCTTCTGTGCAATTAAATAAAATTAAAGTTACGATTCTGAAATAATTCGAAATGATATTGAATAAAATCACCATAAAACAGAACAGAAAGATTTGTTTGATATTGAAATATTTATGTTGTTTTCGTTCTTCCAGAGTCAGTAAAAATGCTCCAACAAGTAAACCGGTTTTAAACATCGACAATCCCATACATGCCGTATCGATGGTGATTTTCGCATTGTTGATATAAAAATTAACACCTTCGATCTTTGTTATTGGGATGAAATCTTTTAAAGTGAGGTATACTCCGTAACAAAGAGTTTGTTTGATTTCTACTGTCAAATAATCAAAAAAAGTACTAAAAACAGATGAGAATAATAAAATACAGATAAAGGCGATGAACGAAAATTTTCTGGTAAGACTATAATATAAAAAGCAGGCTAGCAATGCTAAAGCTAAAAAATGCAAAGATTTGGTATGCAAACGAAAGCTTATAAATTCTAATACAAAAATTAAAACTAAAAGAGGGTAGTTCATATTAAATGAAGTTTTTCTACCTCCAATTAGAAACAATACGATTGAAAATACAATTCCGAAGAGATTACTATCAAGCCCGGACATCACTATATTCGAGTTCATAGCCAGTAAACAAGCCAGAATCAATAGGGCAATTGCGTTTTTGTATTGAAATATAAAATTCATTAGATAGTTTGCTTTTTGTTTTTTCTGTAATAGAAGAAAAGTATTGTAGATCCCAAAATAATTAATAACCATTCATGTGGTTCAGGAACAGCGCCATCATTGTTTATAGAGGCATTTCCTAAAGTGTCGACATTTTTTTCGATTCCGTTATTTTTGTAATCCGCATCAGTTTCAAGAACGATTAAAGAAGATATTGGTGTTACAATATTGGCATCTTTTGCTAAATTCAAATATTTATTATAAAAAAGGGAATCATTTTTAATTTTGATTTCTTCTTCGCGCAATTCGTCAACCGAAACCACTGTAACGCTAGCAGTATCTTGAGAAATAGGCTCATTTTTATAATGTGACAAATAATTACTTTGAATCTTTACTTGTTCGTCTAATACTTTTCCAAAAGCATACATTCTGTAAATATGATTTGGTCCATTGGTTTTAGTAACGCTGGTTTGCGGAATTTCTTGAA encodes:
- the xrtN gene encoding exosortase N; protein product: MNFIFQYKNAIALLILACLLAMNSNIVMSGLDSNLFGIVFSIVLFLIGGRKTSFNMNYPLLVLIFVLEFISFRLHTKSLHFLALALLACFLYYSLTRKFSFIAFICILLFSSVFSTFFDYLTVEIKQTLCYGVYLTLKDFIPITKIEGVNFYINNAKITIDTACMGLSMFKTGLLVGAFLLTLEERKQHKYFNIKQIFLFCFMVILFNIISNYFRIVTLILFNCTEENTLHYTIGLLCFVFYQIIPMLFFIRFFKPNQEETLHSNSNKFTFFLITIAFSIVLVTSLEIKKELKHNLLENLNATYNLKKGIWISTEVFKIVTPEKLIYIKTPSHNPLICWTGTGYKIIESKVIKKNNEEICFVQMEKNNIQYHSYWWYECDNKKYTSLAEVLLIKLFQNKSVRLINETRIPK